The DNA region CAAAATTTATCATAATCAAGATGCAGGCATGATCATAGGGTTCACTAGGAGAGTGAGTAATTTGATGAGGATTCATGAATTATAACTGAGAATTCAGTACTTTAAGACTAAAGGATGGACTATGTTGCATATGCATCCCTTCTATGCAGCATGCAAGCCTTCTTTCAAAGCAGTTTTCAAGCAAGCTGTGAGACACTGGAAGTGGCTTCATTGATTCTAATGTTTAATCTTGCAGGTTGTCTCCCTCTCTGAAAGCCCTGATACCAGTGCATTTGCGTGGGCTCATGTTATTGTGCTCATTGCCTCCAAGGTATGGTGCATTGTTATtatttctgaattttattttgggcACCACATATATGGGCATCTCTTTGTGGGGCACATTTACGTAATTCAAGTACTGAAGCTATGTCCATTGTTCAGTCTCACTAGTCCTCTTAGTTCCAGTAGTGGTTACAATGACAGGATTTCAGACCtttgaaaggaaaattaatgtgCGCACCCATTTATGATGTGCACGCTGTTCCTCATTGATTATTATTCATTCATGAGGCCCCTGCAATGTACTTCTGATGCTTGTTTTACTGAGCAATTTTGAACCCAAGATGAGTTAAATATGGTGGTGTAATAAGTCTTTCATCCGTATAAATTTGTGATCTGTCATCTCAAGGTGCAGCTGTTACGGTGACGTGAGTTGAGATTTTCTGAACTACACGATGTCCAGGGTTTAACCTATAtgataaaattttggaaattcCTTCTTCTGAACTGTCGAGTTCTGTTGAATTTCTCTTGTCATGCTGAtgtgctttttatttttgatgatgcagGTTCCTCAAGCAATGGACTTTCTTCTTGCAGAGCTTCACAGGGTTTGCATCTTTACTGTTCCAAAATACGTAATGTACTCAAAGGTAACTTATTTCTTTGCGGCACAATGATATCTTCAGTAAAAATTTCTTACCTATTGTGCAATGGCAAATGCTTCCACTATGTTGGATTGAGAAGTGCACGGCTTTTTAACCGATTATTCGAAGCAAAATGGGATTAGGAGTACATTTATCTGTTTTGATATATTGTTGCACGGAATTTAATAATCATTCAATCACTTCCAGCCAGCATTTGAATCAAGAGAGGCTCACTACAAATCTCTCGGgttcaaagaagacaatggcAAGATTGAGAGTGTGAATGATTATTTGAAACGGCTGGAATCTTACATCAGACTGTATGGGGCGCTCGTGCAGGTTTATCCTCGTTAATCTTGCTTAATAAATACCTGTAGACGCCTTAGTTTCTGTATGAATTTTTGCTCTGGAGATGATAACTGCTTCTATCGTGAAGGGAATAACTAGTAAAAAATGGCTTGTTTTTACAGACGGAGGTTGAGGGAGTCCAAAATCCTCATGGCCTTGCAGAGGGATGGGCATGGCTTGCACGGTTTCTAAATGCTCTACCTGCCAACATTTATACAGCTGTTACACTCAAGTCATTCTTGCAGGTTACTTTCCATAAATATCTGATATGCAGTTTCCAGCAAGGACATATCAGTTCTAGCAGTGAGGGTAGCGTTTTGAATAGCGAAATTATGTCCTACAAATGCAGAGAGTTTCCTAGGAAGAGATTTTAGAGAACTGTTTTCCTAGGAGAACCATCTTTAATAGCCTGTTTATTCATCCAAACTGCATCCAGCCACTGCCTAATGACTTGCTTCATTTCATGTTTCGAATTTACAGATGGCAGGCTATGCCTTGTACAGAAAATATAAATCTCAGTTCGGGAAGATACTCAACGTGATCTCGGAAAACTACTTGGCCGCTTTAAAAGCTCGAGATAACTCGGAGCTGAATCCTGTGATTGCAGAGATTCAGTCGTACATAGAGGACAAGAAGTTTCTCCAAGTACCCGAAGGAAGGGTCCTGCAGGGCGCGTTGCTCTCCAGAGAGATGGTACCAGAGTCGGACTATCGTGAGTCATACAATTACCCTTCCAACAGATACTACTATTGATGAGTGAGTATTAGGAAGATAGTTGGAACTGTTAGCCAACTTACACAGTCAATGTTCAGCTCTTGTTGGACTTAAATTTTCGACTTCACAGAAGACTCTGTATGCATATAATGTGTACacatttatatgcatatatagacTCGTGTATTGTATGTACTGATctctgcaatttttttttctttttttctttttgatgtAAGATCTCTGCAATTGAATAGAATCCATTGTTAGTCTTCTTctactatttatttatttatgtggttttctttttagtgATTTGTTTGGAAGTATGAGCTGTTCTTTGTGGGCTTTCTCGGTGGGTGACCAGTTTTGTTGGGTTCTTTATGTTTATGTAGATTTAGTTCAGTTATATCCATTTAAAAGTTAGAACCGATAAGACGTTAAGTCTaattatcttatatatttaggattttatttctatttttctcagtaagttcaattattttatatatttaggattttttttttttgatacgGGACTAATTCTTAATAATCATATACCTCATTTTGTTCATATGCGGGTGGGCgtgtatatatttgtatagaCCAAAGCCCACCTTACTTGACCAGTTGCGCAATTAGCCTTACGCGGGCCCCTCTTCTCTTTGTTTCCTCCCAAAGAAAAGTAGAAATTAGATGACTTCGAGTGGATGGAGGTGACACATCCTTGGCGACAGCTATATGAACGCGATCCCGGGTATAAGTCGGTTGCTCCCGCGGCGGCAATCCGGATTACTTCCATGAGAAGTGAAGTTTCGATATTGTAAGCGGGGATTATGATATGCATACTATGGTAATTATGCTTGAAACTGTAAAGCATTGACAGTTCCGTAACTCGGTCAGTATTACGTACCAAGAAAGATGCAAAACTTTTGAAACATGCACTTCATTTGACTTGAGAGATACGATATCAGCGTGCCTCACTTCATCCGGGTGGGTTAGCCTATCATTGTCCAACAATGCGAGACCGAACGAGGTTGAGCCGTTGAGAAGGCCGGAGATTATGATTAAATATAACAAAACTAGGATTTGGATGAACAATTGGAATGTTGTGAAGGGAAGTAAAATGACGTTGTTCTCAATTGGACAAGTTGATTGGGCTAATCGAAGGTAGATCGGGATAAGCTACCTCAGTCAAAAATCAACCAATAGGTCGCTTTCATTATTAGGTTTTGGGGTCAAAGAAATTTATGCAATTTTCTGGGGCTTAAATAGGGTGGGACAGTGACATTGTTGACCCAATTTTTAGAGGAGAGAGACAAAGGTAATCTCAATTGATTATGAGATGTGAGAGAATATCAATTATATTAtagtatattattattatattttcctaataatcaatttttgattaaaaaattactttcaCAATAGTATAAGTTGTAATCTACACAACATAAATTACAACTTATATCATTGTGAATGGAATTACAAATTAGGAGGAGTTActcggggaaaaaaaagttttagaaggatttttttttttgtgaatcaTAGTTTTCGGAAGCCCAATTGAGTTTCGATTAATTCAGTCGAGCCGGGTTGGCacactaagaggtaaaactctcacagcatagattttttacattcacaagAATTCGAACCCATACCTTACTTAAGCTAAATAAGTACCAAATCACTTGAATCAGCTCATGTTGGTGGATTTTTAGGATCTTTATTAGAGGATTTAACGTTCTTAATTATCGCaaatgagttttttttaacAAGTGACAATTTATTAAGAGTTAATTACCTAAACAAtataaacttttcacattttattaGTTCTAGTAcgaatttttttatctaaaaatacacaaattaTCAAATTGATATCAATATTAGCATGACGTTATCTTTTTTGATCGATAAGACCTTAGCGGTGATCACCACCCCTCAAATGAGATAACCGGTGATGACACCGACCCTCATTGTGGGGTGGTGTCCGTTGATGAGGCTCTCGCCGTCaacctctctttctttctttctttttggaatttacttatttttttttccaaatttggGTAGGAAGGGCTCACCGGAGGCCACCACCACCCTTGTAAAGTTACTAGCGACTACTGAGGTCGTCGACTACCCCGATCGAGGGTGTTGGCCAACAATTCTCGTTTAAATTAACGAAAGAGTTGACGCGTGCTAatattgatatcaaattgagaatttatgtatttatagataaaaaaaaagttcgtattagaattaataaaatgtaaaaaataataatatgtttttGAGGTAATTAATCCATTTATTAACACATATGTGCCGTAaattcatataataaaataaattaatttttccacTTCGTATCATGAAATTTGTCCATTTTCCTTATTTGTTTCTTTCCACGGTCTCATACCACTTGCCTTAAGATTCCACAACAGCCCATTTCGGTCTTTTACCTCTTACTAAAGTTTTAGCCCTTCTTATTTTAAGATCATTGTCATGAGCATTGACTACAGTACCCGACATGATGCGTAAAAGGGACGAgaatagattaaaaaaaaaaaggtcagaAAATTTTATGAAGTCTTTGCTTGTTTGATCAACTGAAAGAGTAAAAATAGTCAAAAgtttataaccaaaaaaatgaaacgtGAGGAAGTGAGGCCTCATTCTCTATGCTGGTAGGCCGGAATATCGAACTTTGAGAGGCTTCTCCAATAAACCTAAAATCCAATTATAGGGGGAAATTATACTCGAAACAAGTGTTTAGGGCTCTAATTCGCAGTTAACTCGTATAAATTTCGACGGCCTAAAAGAAATTATGATGAAATTCAATTGGGGAATTGCATTCTATGGAGAGCTGACACCGCGAGCCATGCCAGCGACCACGTGGCATGGCCAATCGATAAACTATTGCGGTGTTATCGCGTCAATCATCGCTACCTACCGACTACATGGTCTGACACTTTAGATTGACCAATTACAATACTCGTGAGAGATGGTATTAGTGCCCCCATAAAATTAGACTTAAAACAGTGACATCCtgattgattatttttttttttttatagataattATGAGGAATAACTTTTTGTCTTTCGATTGCTAGGTGGCTTATCGGCTTATTAGGAAATAGAGAACATGGAAAATATCGAGGATTCCCTAGCGAAAAGGTATCAAACACACAAATCCTTCGATTTCCGATAGAGTATCGCTGCACTGAACCCGATTATTAATGGACAAATACTTTGGGTCGAACAAAGTAGACAATTGGTTAGGATAATATTCTCACGCAAGGACAAAACTTCAAAGCAATAACTTGCCTGATGACGTGGCACTTTGACCCAGTCTCCCCCATgttccctcctctctctctctctctctctctctctctctctccatctaACCTGGGCCGACATGCACCGGTCGTGCGCAAAAATTTCATCTCTCTTATTTACATTTTCctaaaaatttctaaaaataaataaatcacaaTATTTACAAACTCTagcatgcttttttttttttaatctatacCATGTTACCAACCACTGACCGGAACCTCAATTGGATTAAACTATTTCAGTTCGATCCATCTCAACTCGTTAAGAAATAAAGATCTtagaatcattttttttttacaagatTTGAACATAATATGTGGTTACGTAAGAAGAAGAGTCGATGAACTGCCCGAATAGCCACGTTGATTCCATCTTGACAGACTTACCCGGTCGTAGACGGCGATCCAGTGTCCAATGAAAGCGTTTGATGGCAAGCCGATAACTGAACGAAACAAATAATCTTACTATAATCGTTTCAACTTTATTTATCCGAATACACGTCGTCGTGATTTCAccgaaaattttttttttactatattcGTTTTTCAGCTAGGAAGAAGCAGCAGGTCCTTTGCAGCAACGTAAGACGCCCACCACGTACCTCCAAAGAACTGTTCCTTTCCTCTGTAAGATTCTTCTTCGTCGTCGTCTTCGTCCAGTAAGTCTCCGTTCAACACATTCGCCTGTAAAaatcccatttttcttttacaaatTCTTAATCTTTGGATTGACCGAATCgtctttgtattttttttcctccattAGCATCTATCATCCCTCAGCTAAGCTtctcccactctctctctctctgttgaATTGAAACCCCCCCTTCCTTTATCTTGTTCGTTTTCTGCAAGCAACAGCGAGCCACCCCCTACTGTTCTTCTTATGCTTTTACTGGGTCTTCGTTTTCGTGTTTGATTTTTCTTCGTCTTCCCCCTCTGCGAATGCCTGTcgttagagagagaaagaaagtgtAGTGAGAGAATCAGTCAAGGGTTTTGAGTGGAAGACGGCAGAAGGGAAAGGGGACCGTAATTTCCAATAAAAGATCCCCGACAGCTTGCCCTTTTCCAAATGCCCCCCGGAACCAATCCTCTGACCTCTACCCGTTTGCCCGGTGGAGAGTTCTGTTAGGGGGTTCCCGGTCGAGATGGTCGGCGAGGACGATGATCGGGGGAAGCCGCTGCCGCCGGCCCCCCGAAAGGCCTACCTGCGGTCCGTCTCGTGGACGGACCGCTCCCCGTCGAAGCCGAACCCCAACCCTCGGGCCCCGGCCAACAACAGCAAGGCCCGCCTGTGCCTCCCGCCGCTCCAGCCCCTCTCGGTTTCCCGACAGAATGTTGAGGAGTGGCCCAAGGCCGGGTCCGACGACCTCGGTGTGTGGCCTAATATACAGACCCCGAGAGGGGGAAGTGGGAATCCCGGCCCGGGCGGGACGGGCTCCGGCATGGAGTTCCAGTTCAAGAGGGACAAGCTCGCATTCTTCGACAAGGAATGCTCGAAGATCGCGGACCATATTTATCTCGGGAGCGATGCGGTGGCCAAGAACAGGGAGACGCTGAGGCAGAACGGGATCACCCACGTCCTCAATTGCGTTGGGTTCGTCTCGCCCGAGTACTTCAGGGAGGATCTCGTGTACAAGACTCTCTGGTTGCAGGATAGTCCGTCCGAGGACATTACGAGCATTCTGTATGATGTTTTCGATTACTTCGAGGATGTCCGGGAGCAGGGTGGGAGGGTTCTGGTTCACTGCTGTCAGGGGGTCTCTAGATCGACCTCCCTGGTCATAGCTTACCTCATGTGGAGGGATGGACAGAGCTTTGAGGATGCGTTCCAGTATGTGAAGGCTGCACGAGGGGTGACGAATCCGAACATGGGATTCGCCTGTCAGCTCCTACAGCGCCAGAAGAGGGTGAACTTCCCATCCCCTAACTCTGCTCGAATGATCAGAATGTACAGAATGGCCCCGCACTCACCTTACGATCCTCTGCACCTCGTGCCAAAGCAGCTCGGCCGCCCAGGTGCCAAGGGGCTTGATTCTCGGGGTGCGTTCATTGTCCATGTTCCCGATGCTATATATGTCTGGGTCGGGAAGGAGTGCAAACATGTGATGTCGAATAAGGCGATGGATGCAGCGTTTCAGGTCATCCGATACGAGAGGGCAAAGGGCCCCATCTTGAGGATAGGAGAAGGGGAAGAGCCATCGGAATTTTGGAATTCTCTTGCAAATATGCAACTCTTGTCTGATGGGGACGAGAGGGTTGAGGAAAGAACTGAAGAAAGTTCCTCTCGCAAAAGTGATTCAGGTTTTGCTATCGATTGTGTTGAGATTGGCGGGAGGAGAGTGAAGGATTACGATTTAGATTTTGAGATCTTCCACAAGGCCCTCGCTGGAGGCGTCGTTCCGATATTCTCTGTATCGAATACCGATACGGAGATGTGCCTCCCAGCTCGGGAAAATGGATGGGACCGACTTAGGCAGAAGTTTGCTAGCGGTTTGATGAGAGAGTATCTCACCTCATTGAGATTGAAAGGGGTCTCTAACTCTGCAGCCACTGCAACTCTAAGTTCACCGAGGGAATCAGAAGAGTCTGATCATATGAATATCCCCTCATCGCCATTGACACCTTCAACACATCCCTGTGGCTCGCCGGATTCGCTTAGTTGCTTCCTCACAAGCAGTCCCCAGAGGATAAGCGACACTGGCTCTTAtagagaagaggaggaaggaagCATTACTTCTTCGCCCGATTCATATTCTCGAATCCCGATTGGTAGCCCAATTTTCAGTTCCAAGTCCCCGACACTCTCACCATCAACATCTGACTATTCCGGGAGCTCGTTCACTTTCTCGCCCTCGTCTTCTAACTGGTCTGACTTGCCCTACCAGTCCTCCCAGCAGCCCTCACCTTCTGGCTTGGAATCAG from Punica granatum isolate Tunisia-2019 chromosome 3, ASM765513v2, whole genome shotgun sequence includes:
- the LOC116199516 gene encoding protein-tyrosine-phosphatase MKP1-like, which gives rise to MVGEDDDRGKPLPPAPRKAYLRSVSWTDRSPSKPNPNPRAPANNSKARLCLPPLQPLSVSRQNVEEWPKAGSDDLGVWPNIQTPRGGSGNPGPGGTGSGMEFQFKRDKLAFFDKECSKIADHIYLGSDAVAKNRETLRQNGITHVLNCVGFVSPEYFREDLVYKTLWLQDSPSEDITSILYDVFDYFEDVREQGGRVLVHCCQGVSRSTSLVIAYLMWRDGQSFEDAFQYVKAARGVTNPNMGFACQLLQRQKRVNFPSPNSARMIRMYRMAPHSPYDPLHLVPKQLGRPGAKGLDSRGAFIVHVPDAIYVWVGKECKHVMSNKAMDAAFQVIRYERAKGPILRIGEGEEPSEFWNSLANMQLLSDGDERVEERTEESSSRKSDSGFAIDCVEIGGRRVKDYDLDFEIFHKALAGGVVPIFSVSNTDTEMCLPARENGWDRLRQKFASGLMREYLTSLRLKGVSNSAATATLSSPRESEESDHMNIPSSPLTPSTHPCGSPDSLSCFLTSSPQRISDTGSYREEEEGSITSSPDSYSRIPIGSPIFSSKSPTLSPSTSDYSGSSFTFSPSSSNWSDLPYQSSQQPSPSGLESAGPALRKDIRWWDKFPSPSKDSPASPREVFPADQVSRVANSRLEGKGILPSIAERRGSNPPPRMRLPSVDEQSHVHRKLVRPWSFSLPDLGDDVMQDADHDRLEDGEDDGEVLMMEADADPVSKLDGEMLAEVEEGKSFHLSTLCR